The DNA sequence TCGGATATTTCCCCGCTTCGGACGGCTTGCGTCACCGCCTCGATGCTCTCCTTTTGCACCGAAAGGGTGTGGCAGACCAGGACCATGTCCGCCCCGGCCCGGATCGCCCGGACGGCGGCCTTCGCCGAACCGAACCTCTTGGCAATCGCTCCCATCTCCATGTCATCGGTCATGATCACGCCGTCAAAACCCAGTTCGTTCCGGAGCAAATCCGTGAGCACCCGGCGGGACAGGGTCGCCGGCAAATCCGAGGGTTCGAAGGCGGGAAAGGTGACATGGGCCGACATCACCGCGTCCGCGCCTTGGGCAATGGCCCGGCGGAATGGAACCAGGTCCGCCTCCTCCATGCGCTTTCGGTCTCGGGAGATCGTCGGCAGATCCAGATGGGAATCGACGGCGGTGTCCCCGTGCCCCGGGAAATGTTTCACCGCCGTCAAAACCGCGCCGTCATGATACCCGCGGATGTTGGCTTCAGCCATTTTTGCAACCCACGTCGGATCTTCTCCGAAGGAGCGGACCCCGATGACCGGGTTCCGGGCGTTGTTGTTCAAATCGACGACCGGAGCCAGATTCATGTTGATCCCCATGGCTCTCAGCTCCATTCCCGTGATCCTCCCCGCCTCATAGGCGAGGTTCGGATCGCGGGTGGCTCCGAGCGCCATGTTCCCGGGAAAAAGGGTGACCCCTTTCCGAATCCGGATGATGGGGCCCCCCTCCTGGTCGATGGCGACAAACAGGGGAATTCCCGAAGAGGAGGACAAAGCCATGGTCTGCAGCTCGCCGGTCAGCTTCCCCACCTGCTCCGGCGACTCCACGTTCCTCCCGAAGAGAATGACTCCTCCCACATGTTTTTCCTGGATCAGGGTGCGTATCTGATCGTTGATTTCATAGGCCGGCTGATCTCCCGGGTTTCCGAAGCCGACCATGAACATCTGGCCGACTTTTTGCTCCAGAGTCATGTTCCGGATGCGCTCCTCCACCCAGTCGGAACCGTCGCGATCCGGTCCGTTGATGTCGCCCGACACGCCGGGGGATGATGCCGGAGTCAGGAGCAAAAGAGCGATCACCATCAGCACCCACACGCCTCGAGCGACAAAACCGCCCTTCACCCAACCACTCCTTTTCTCAAACTCTCCTTTGTTCCCCATTATAACTCTCCGCCCAGGGCCGTAAAAGGAAGGGCCCTGCTCCCTCCGGATTCGTCCGCGGGTTGTGACAGAATATCAGCGCAAAGGCGATTTTCCGCCTCGACTCCCGGCAGTGGTCGCCGACGAAAAATCGCCTCCGACTTCCGGAAATGGGTTTTGTTCAGCGGTCCACCCTCATCAACCGGAGTTATCCCCTCACTATCCGGTAGGGACGCATCATTTCCCAATCCTCATGCTCAAGAATGTGACAATGCCAGACAAACTCCCCGGTGAAGGAAGTGAGCCCGAAGTGCGGAATGATCCGCGTCACCTGTCCGGGATTGGCGCGGACCGTATCCTTCAGGCCCCGTTCATCGGGTGACGGGGGCACGGGCGCGCCGGTAAACCGAAGTTTCCCGGTTCGATTGAAATGATTGACATCAAAAGGCTGGCGGTTCAGGATGCGAAAATGAACCTCATGAATGTGAATCGGATGGGTATCCGGAGTGGTATTGATCAACTGCCACAGTTCGAAACTTCCCAGGCGCGGCCGGGTCGTGATCGGGTCCGACCACCTCCTGTTCTCCAACAGCAAAAGCAGCCGGCCGAAACGGTCGTTGCTCTCCACCAGGGAAAGATTTCGCACCCTTCTCACCCGGCTCAACGGCGTAGGCGGAAGCGCGCTCAACCGGCGGGGAATGGAGCTGGTATCCCTTGAGCTCAGCGGCCGATTGACCCGGAATTGCATGACCAGCCCCGTCGTTCGCGGGTTGACGGGATCACCGTCCGGATAGGGGGCCGGGGCGCTGTTGGTCATCGTGATGGTTTTCCCTTTGAAGTTGGAAAAGTCGAGGATCACATCTGCGCGCTCGGCCGGCCCCAAGGTGAGCGATTGAACCCGGACGGGACGCGCCATCAATCCGCCGTCCGTTCCGATTTGGATGAAGGGCTGACCGGAGCTGAGACGCAACGTGTAAAATCGGGAATTGGATCCGTTCAGCAGGCGGAACCGGTATTTCCGGGGTTCCACACTCAAAAAGGGCCACACCTTGCCGTTCACCAGAATCGTGTCGCCAAAAAATTCCGGGACGATGGAAGGGTCAGGAAGCCCGGGGGAGGCGGGTTGCGGCCTTCTCGGATAAAAAAGCGAGCCGTCCCGGTTAAAGGAACGATCCTGAATGAGCAGGGGAATTTCAAATTTGCCCCTGGGGAGATTGAGTGACAGCTCCTCGCCGTCGCGGATCAAATAAAATCCCGCCAGGCCGGCATAAATGTTGAGCCGCGTGATTCCGAGGGCGTGATCGTGATACCAGAGGGTCGCCGCCCGCTGGGTGTTGGGATACCGGTAAATCCTCCTCTGGAAAAAGGGCCCTGTCTCCCTGAAACCGCGGGTAAACCAGGCATCGGGATGGCCGTCGCTGTCCGGAGGGGACACCACCCCGTGGGCATGGACCACCGTCCTGACTTCCGGGTTTCCACGAGCTCCGTGAATGGTTTGATCCACCGGGAGAAAATGCCTTTTGGGAAGTTGGTTCAACCAAAGCACCCGGACCGGTTCGTTCCTCCACACTTCGATGGTCGGTCCCGGATATTTCCCCTCATACCCCCAGATCCGGGTGGGGGGGAGATCGCGATGCAGCTTTTGGAAGGTTTCCATCATGCGAACCACATAAAAGGTAAAGCGCGGTTTTCTGGAAATCGGTTTTAAGACCCCCGGAATAGGCAGCGGATCGACAAAGGGCGTCAAGCGTCTTTTCAACCTCATTCCAGCGGCTCCTTTCCGCATCGTTTCTCCTTCCAATTCATTCGTCATTCGTCCTCGGAGAAACGGACACGAAACCATGCGGAAAAAATTGGACAGTTGCCCGGGAAGAAAAGAGGCCGCGATGAGCGATCGTCACCGAACAGTTTTGCTTGATTCCCGTCACTGTTTGGGGGTAGCATTAGTAGTTGAGGTGATTGACGTTGGCAGAGAAAAAAACCGTAGTGGTGATGAAAGGTGACCAAACCGGGCAGGAGCTCCTGGAGGAGGCCCTTCGGGTGCTTCATCCCGATGTCATCCGTTTTGAAATCGACTTTAAACCCTTCGACCTAAGCCTGGAAAACCGGCGCAAAACCAAGAACCAGGTGGTCTACGAAGCGGCAAAGGCGATGAAGGAAGCCGGCTTCGGCCTCAAGGCGGCCACCATCACGCCGGAGGAGAAAGGGGACGTGGGCAGCCCCAACGCCATCCTGCGTCGGGAGATCGACGGCAAGGTGATCGTCCGCACCGGACGGCGGATTCCCGGGGTGCGACCGGTGGCCGGCACCTACGCGCCCATTTCCGTCATCCGGATGGCGGTGGGTGACGCCTACGGCGCGGAGGAGTGGCGCGAGGGAGAAGGAGTGGAGGAGGTGGCGTTCCGTACGGAGCGGATCGACCGAAAAACCTGCCGCGCCGTCGCGGAATTCGCCTTCCGCCACGCCAAGCGGATGAACGCCAAGGTGTTCGGCGGCCCCAAATTTACCGTCAGCCCCGTCTACGAAGGCATGTTGAAGGAAGAAATGGATGCCGCCAGCAAAAGGTATCCCGAGGTACCCTACGAACCCCAGTTGATCGATGCCACCTACGCCCTTCTCCTCAACAGTTCGGGCGAACCGATGGTGATCCCCGCCCTCAACCGGGATGGGGACTGCCTGAGCGATCTGGTCCTGCAGTTGTTCGGATCGATTGCAGGCGCCGAATCGATCCTGCTCAGCTTCGACGAAGATTTCAACCCGCAGGTGGTGATGGCCGAAGCCCCGCACGGAACGGCGCCGACCCTCTTCGGCAAGAACATCGCCAATCCGATGGCGATGATCCTGGCGGCGGCCTCCCTGCTCACCTATTTCAACGATCCCCAGGCATCGGCCGCATCCCGGGCCATCTATGAATCGACCATCGAGGCCGTCCGCGAGGGAACGCGGACCGCTGACCTGGGAGGCAGCGCCACCACCACCGAGTTCACCGATGAGGTGATCCGCAAGGTGCAAACCAAACTGGAAGTCTGGACCACCCTGCAGGGGTATTAAAACCTTTTATATACCCTTGCTTTTCGCCAGATTTTGGGTAGAATTAACAATTAGGGAGCGTTCGGCCTTTGTCGGAAACCGTTGGGGAACAGCTTTTCGCTATTGCTCCTTGTCGTTGCAACGTATGGAACCTTTGCATAGATGCTCTATAACAAACGAATTTCTCAAACGCCCGCTTTGTGATGAAATCCTCCCCAACCACATACAATGGATGATGGTTGGAGTTCAGGATGGTATGAGCGCAAAGCCCATGCGTGTCGCAGCAACGCATGGGTTTTGTTGTCCGGCAGGGGCAGCATCCACCGCCGCCTGCGAACAGAAAGATATGGGGGTATGGGGAACCGAAAGGGGGGGAGCCATTTGCGGATGAGAAAACTCCAGTTGATGTGGAAATTGTGGCGGAAAAGCATGGGGAAAAAGTGGTGGATCCTCGTTTTGACCACCACCTTGCTCCTGATTGCCGGAGGCTGTTCCGCCGTCTTCCTGACCGGCGGCGTCTACGATTTGGAATCGATGAAAAAGATGAACTTCGCCTCCACCTTGTACGACAAGAATAATAAAAAAGTGGTCCAACTCGGCGACACCCACTTTGAATACGTCAAGCTGGACGATATCAAATCCGATCTGTTGATCCAAACCTTTGTCGCCGTCGAAGACCGACGCTTTTACAGCCATAACGGCGTGGATTGGAAGAGCATCGGGCGGGCGACGGTTCGCAACCTCCTTGCCATGGGCGCGGTGGAGGGCGGCGGGACCATCACCATGCAGGTCGCCCGAAACACCATCCTGCAAGACCGGGACAAAGAACTGAGCCGGAAAATCAAGGAGTCGCTGATCGCCTGGAACCTGGAACGCCGATACACCAAGGACGAAATCCTCGAAGCCTACCTCAATTACATCTACCTCGGAAACCAGGTCCGCGGCGTCAAAATGGCCGCCAAGATCTATTTCGACAAGGACATCACCAAAGAGGAGCTGGAACCCCACGAAATCGCCCTCTTGGCCGGTCTCCCCAAGGCACCGGGATCTTACAACCCCTACCTGCATCCCAAAAAGGCAAAGGATCGCCGGGATACCATCCTCGACGTGATGGAAGAGACCGGACTCATCAGCAAAGCGGAAAATAAAAAGTACCAGAAAAAGGGACTGGGAGTCAACCGGAAGTATCTCTCCAAATACAAAAAGAACAACCAGTACGCCGCCTACGTGGACATGGTCATCGACGAAGCGGCCGAACGCTACGGCATGGACGAACAGGAACTGACCAGCGGCGCTTACAAAATCTACACCGGTTTGATTCCCTCCGCCCAAAAAACCCTGGAAAACACGCTGAAAAACGATCCTCTCCTCAAGGCTCATTCCGGCCTGGACGCCGGAGCGACAATCATTGACCCGAAAAACGGCGAAATCGTCGCCGTCGGCGGCGGCCGCAACTATCTGAGCGGATACCTGAACCGGGCCTTGCTGCCGAAACAGCCGGGCTCCTCCATCAAGCCGATCAGCGTGTATGCTCCCGCCGTCGAGGAAAAAGGATACACGGAATATACCCGCGTCCTGGACGCGCCGATCACCGTCAACGGCTGGTCGCCCCAAAACTACTCGAGAACCTACTCGGGGTACGTCCCCCTTCGGACGGTGGCCGCCAAATCCCTGAACGCCGCCACCGTCCGCCTGCTGCATGAAGTGGTCGGGGTGAAGACCGGAGCGGAATACGCCAAAAAGATGGGACTCCCCATCAAAAAAGAGGACCGCTACCTGGCTCCCCTCGCCTTGGGCGGACTCACCGAGGGAGTCAACACCGTTCAGATGGCGGAAGCATACAGCGCTTTCGCCAACGACGGAAAGATCATCGAGCCCCACACGATCCGCAAGATTGAAGCCTGGGACGGGGACGAGGTGAAACCGAAAAAGGAGCCGAAACAGCGGAAGGTATTCAGTCCGCAGACGGCTCGTATGATGACCAAGATCCTGAAGTTTGTCGTCGAGGGAGGAACGGGGCAGAACGCCCGGATCCCCGGCTGGGAAGTGGCCGGAAAGACGGGAACGACTCAGAACTACAAGGAAGCTTGGTTCGTCGGCTACACCCCGCGCTACGTCATGGCCACCATGGTCTACAACGACAAGGGCAGCCGGGTCCGATTGAGCGGCGGCGATTATCCGGCACGGATCTTCCACAAGGTGATGGCGGAGATCCATGCCGGGCTCAAGCCGAAGTCCTTCGAAGGACCGAAATCCACCCATGACGGGCCCTCCATTCCCGACACCGACGGGCCGTCCTGGGATCCGGGACCGGAAAAATCCCCCACCCCCGGCCCGGGCACGCAACCGCCCGATACCAATCCCAAACCGCCGAACCCCGGCAACGGAAAAAACGGCGGTGACGACACGCCCCAGCCGCCCGACACCGGCGGTAACAACGGTGAAGGCGGCGGGAACCCCGGTGGCGGCGGAAATGGCGGCGGCGAAACCGGTGGCGGGAATCCCGGTGGCAGCGGAAATGGCGGCGGCAGCGGCGGCGAAACCGGCGGCGGAGATGGCGGCGGAAACACCGGAGGCGGCAGTGGAAACGGCATTGGGGAAAACTGAGGAGAAACGGCGGGGATGCATCCCCGCCCGCCCGTAAAGGCCTGAAAAGGAAAAACGCTTCACCGCCGTCGGAAACCGCCCTCGCATACAAGAAGGGACCGATTTTCCCGCTGCTCCCTGGCGGTGGGCGCTGCAAATCGGTCCCATCCGATCATCCGGCCCCCAATGCGGGCCTTCTTTTTTTGCTTCAGTTTTCTCCAATGCCGCCGCTTCGGCCCAAACCGCCAGGCCGATATCACGCCGGCATCCGAGTCCAGTCCCCTTCCAAAAAACCCTCCACCCTTTTCCCGGATCAAACCGGTATCCAAAATGAAACACCGAATTATAACCCGGATCCAGGACATCCTCCGACATTCGACGGTTGCTTCCCCTAAACGCGATTGGGGAGAAGCTGAGAAATTGCCTCGATCTTCTTCGTGCGCGTGATTCGGTCTTCCACGATAAAATTGATCAGTTCAAATAGTTGCATCGCCGTCTCCCGGTCATCCCTCGAATCCAGTTGTCCCGGGACAGCCGATTCAGTTCCGATCACCCGGTAGTGCTCCAATGCTTGCCGCACCACCGCCGGCAATCCCTTTTCCACCAGTGAAGCGATGTCCTCGTCCATGTTTTTCCCCGATTCACCCAACTCTTTCATCAGTTTCTTCAAGGCCAGTCGGAGCAATGCCGAAGCTCCACGAGGAGACTTGGAAACAATCGACAACGCCTCCACGTAGTCCTCCTTCACGCCCTCCGGCATTTCTTCGTGAGGGGGCGGACCCTGGAGAATGTCCGGGTGCAAAATGCGTCCTTCACCCTTGTTGATCTCCATCCAGACCGACTCGTTTTTGCAATGGTGGCAAACGCACCGCCACAACCGATTCTTTGCATTGATGCTGAACCAGTTTTGCTCGGCAAGCACGCTGCAGAACATGCAATGAAACCGCTTCGACTGAAAGACCGGCGGATAATAGGCTCCCCTCATCCATAGACACCTCCCTTTCTATTAGTTTAGCGCGAGAGAACACCGAAGCAAAAACTCTATTGCCCTTTTGTGAAATAAAATCCCAACCGGGCGGTCCATCCTCTCATCTCCTCCGTCCATCCCGTCTCCACTCCCCAGCCGATCGGAAAACCCGCACCCCGCCGGAAAAGAAGATTTCCCCTTCGGAAAAGGGGTCATCCCTATTCCGGCGCAAAGGAAACGGCCTCTGTAGAATACAGAAGCCGTTAAATGGGATATTCAGGCCGTTCCAGCCGGTATCCCGGTGTTACTTCAAATAGTTGCGAATCTGTTTTTCCGTCTTGGTCGAGATCGATTTGGTGCCTCCGAGGAGATAAGCCCGCTTCATCTCTCCGGGGCGTTCCTTCAAAAGGTCATTCACCTTGGGATGCAGCTCCTCGGGTTTGGTCAGGAGGAGCGGACCCTTGGACAGGGCGGCCAACGGACCTCCCGAAAGGGCATCCGTAAACATATCTCCGCGGGCGAACACCACCGTATTGAGGCTCATGTTGAAGTGCTTCACCACATTGACATTCACATCATAGCGGTTCGAACCGCTGATCCGGGTCACCGTTCCATATTTGGACAGCTGGGACTTCACATTGTCGGAAACGGTGAGC is a window from the Planifilum fimeticola genome containing:
- the nagZ gene encoding beta-N-acetylhexosaminidase, translated to MKGGFVARGVWVLMVIALLLLTPASSPGVSGDINGPDRDGSDWVEERIRNMTLEQKVGQMFMVGFGNPGDQPAYEINDQIRTLIQEKHVGGVILFGRNVESPEQVGKLTGELQTMALSSSSGIPLFVAIDQEGGPIIRIRKGVTLFPGNMALGATRDPNLAYEAGRITGMELRAMGINMNLAPVVDLNNNARNPVIGVRSFGEDPTWVAKMAEANIRGYHDGAVLTAVKHFPGHGDTAVDSHLDLPTISRDRKRMEEADLVPFRRAIAQGADAVMSAHVTFPAFEPSDLPATLSRRVLTDLLRNELGFDGVIMTDDMEMGAIAKRFGSAKAAVRAIRAGADMVLVCHTLSVQKESIEAVTQAVRSGEISEARIDRSVRRILELKSRKLGSQSILRKPQTEGDRIPERVGRKDFAEVARKVAQRAVTLVRDDQRHLPLDPQKQSRVLVLSAEGASELGEALRGQGFDPAVRKISLSPGGQEILEASRMAVESDAVIIGTFRAQMHPEQGDLVRALRATRKPVIVLGLDTPYDPMSFPEDGTYLALYSSHPVSLEAAAKAVAGKIPLSGRLPVTIPDMYPAGHGHDLEIPQGLD
- a CDS encoding transglycosylase domain-containing protein; amino-acid sequence: MRKLQLMWKLWRKSMGKKWWILVLTTTLLLIAGGCSAVFLTGGVYDLESMKKMNFASTLYDKNNKKVVQLGDTHFEYVKLDDIKSDLLIQTFVAVEDRRFYSHNGVDWKSIGRATVRNLLAMGAVEGGGTITMQVARNTILQDRDKELSRKIKESLIAWNLERRYTKDEILEAYLNYIYLGNQVRGVKMAAKIYFDKDITKEELEPHEIALLAGLPKAPGSYNPYLHPKKAKDRRDTILDVMEETGLISKAENKKYQKKGLGVNRKYLSKYKKNNQYAAYVDMVIDEAAERYGMDEQELTSGAYKIYTGLIPSAQKTLENTLKNDPLLKAHSGLDAGATIIDPKNGEIVAVGGGRNYLSGYLNRALLPKQPGSSIKPISVYAPAVEEKGYTEYTRVLDAPITVNGWSPQNYSRTYSGYVPLRTVAAKSLNAATVRLLHEVVGVKTGAEYAKKMGLPIKKEDRYLAPLALGGLTEGVNTVQMAEAYSAFANDGKIIEPHTIRKIEAWDGDEVKPKKEPKQRKVFSPQTARMMTKILKFVVEGGTGQNARIPGWEVAGKTGTTQNYKEAWFVGYTPRYVMATMVYNDKGSRVRLSGGDYPARIFHKVMAEIHAGLKPKSFEGPKSTHDGPSIPDTDGPSWDPGPEKSPTPGPGTQPPDTNPKPPNPGNGKNGGDDTPQPPDTGGNNGEGGGNPGGGGNGGGETGGGNPGGSGNGGGSGGETGGGDGGGNTGGGSGNGIGEN
- a CDS encoding multicopper oxidase family protein gives rise to the protein MRLKRRLTPFVDPLPIPGVLKPISRKPRFTFYVVRMMETFQKLHRDLPPTRIWGYEGKYPGPTIEVWRNEPVRVLWLNQLPKRHFLPVDQTIHGARGNPEVRTVVHAHGVVSPPDSDGHPDAWFTRGFRETGPFFQRRIYRYPNTQRAATLWYHDHALGITRLNIYAGLAGFYLIRDGEELSLNLPRGKFEIPLLIQDRSFNRDGSLFYPRRPQPASPGLPDPSIVPEFFGDTILVNGKVWPFLSVEPRKYRFRLLNGSNSRFYTLRLSSGQPFIQIGTDGGLMARPVRVQSLTLGPAERADVILDFSNFKGKTITMTNSAPAPYPDGDPVNPRTTGLVMQFRVNRPLSSRDTSSIPRRLSALPPTPLSRVRRVRNLSLVESNDRFGRLLLLLENRRWSDPITTRPRLGSFELWQLINTTPDTHPIHIHEVHFRILNRQPFDVNHFNRTGKLRFTGAPVPPSPDERGLKDTVRANPGQVTRIIPHFGLTSFTGEFVWHCHILEHEDWEMMRPYRIVRG
- a CDS encoding DUF4145 domain-containing protein, giving the protein MRGAYYPPVFQSKRFHCMFCSVLAEQNWFSINAKNRLWRCVCHHCKNESVWMEINKGEGRILHPDILQGPPPHEEMPEGVKEDYVEALSIVSKSPRGASALLRLALKKLMKELGESGKNMDEDIASLVEKGLPAVVRQALEHYRVIGTESAVPGQLDSRDDRETAMQLFELINFIVEDRITRTKKIEAISQLLPNRV
- a CDS encoding isocitrate/isopropylmalate family dehydrogenase, with protein sequence MKGDQTGQELLEEALRVLHPDVIRFEIDFKPFDLSLENRRKTKNQVVYEAAKAMKEAGFGLKAATITPEEKGDVGSPNAILRREIDGKVIVRTGRRIPGVRPVAGTYAPISVIRMAVGDAYGAEEWREGEGVEEVAFRTERIDRKTCRAVAEFAFRHAKRMNAKVFGGPKFTVSPVYEGMLKEEMDAASKRYPEVPYEPQLIDATYALLLNSSGEPMVIPALNRDGDCLSDLVLQLFGSIAGAESILLSFDEDFNPQVVMAEAPHGTAPTLFGKNIANPMAMILAAASLLTYFNDPQASAASRAIYESTIEAVREGTRTADLGGSATTTEFTDEVIRKVQTKLEVWTTLQGY